CTGCCTCTGGGCCCAGTGCCATCCTAGGGCTACAAAACTAACGTCTACTTCCAGTCTTAGCAGATTGTGGAAACTGATGGCCTTAGCACAGCCTTAGCCATGTGAATCTGGGCAAGCATCTGGCTGGGTCTCCAGGGATTCCAATTCCTAGTGGCCTAGCCTCTCTGGAAGTGAAGGGGAAAGCCTTTTCTTTCAGTCCTATACCCTAAGGGAGGGCAGTCAGAGAACACTGGCCCATCACAAATGCTGCCACCCTGTTGCTGCCACTCTTAGGGACCAGAGCCTAGGCATGGAACATGTTCCAGATCTCTGCAAGTAAGTCTTCTCCCGATTACCATTTACCACTGTAAGCTACAGAAGAGGTCaagaaattacattaaattttaaaagaagtctcGCTAAAAGAATtaattccaataaaaatgaatggtgACACCAAAAttcaggcaacaaaagaaaaaataaactggactACATCAAAACTAGAATTTTCTGTGCATCAAAGGACGtgatcaacagagtgaaaaggcaacccatggaATGGAGgaaatttgcaaataatataattgATTTGGGTTAATttccataatatataaagaattgctacaactcaacaacaaaagacataatccaattaaaaattgaGCAAAGAACTAAATTAACATTTCTCTACAAAAGAGATACAAATGGTCCAGTCAGCTGCATacaaagagatgctcaacatcaataaTTACATCAGGGAAGTGAAtctcaaaactacaaagagatacCAGCTCACACTTATTAAGATGGCTattgtgtgggaaaaaaaaaagcagaaagcaacaagtgctggtgaggatgtggagaactaggacccttgtacactgttagtgggaatggaaaatggcgtagtcattgtggaaaacagtatggcatttcatactgttcaaaaTTAAACATTGAATTGCTCCATGAtgcagcaattctacttctaggtataCACTCCAAAAAAGTGACAGCAGGAACTGAAACAGACAATTGTAGACTCATGTGCACAGTAGCATTATCCGTAGTAACCAAATGATGAAAACAATGCAAGTATTCATTGATGGAgaagtagataaataaaatgcagtctatccatacaatggaatgttattcagcctttaaaaaggaagaaaattctgacactTTTTACAACATGATGAactttgagaacattatgctaagtgagataagtcagtcacaaaaggaccTACGTTATATGATTCCATTATGTGACATATCtagagtcaaattcatagaggtGAAAGGCAGGATGCTGATTGCCAGAGGGAGAATGAGGAGAGGCTGCTTACTGGAGACCGTGTTTCAGTTTCACAGTTTGAACTgagttctggagattggttgcaCAGCAACGTAAATATACTTAACAGTACCagattgtacactttaaaaacaaagataaatgttAAAATCATGGATAAATTGTGTGTGTACTGAACCACTATTAATGGAGAGATAGAGAGAGATAACTGGTATACACAGAGACACCCGAGTCTGCAGCTAGATCTTCCTGTACACTAGTTAGCAATGTCCTTCAGGCTCTGGATCACCTAGTGGTACCCACTCAAGTATCTATGCCTTCAGGAGAGCCTTCCCAAATCCCCAGATGTAGCCTACATGACTGTAAAGACATGGTTGCTGGCAAATGCAAGCATAGGAGTTTGGATGTGCTCGCTTATCACCCCAGTGAATAAACTTCTCCGAACACCTCCTTTGTGCCAGGCATGTCTCCAAGGCTGCCAGCAGAGCAGTGAGAGAGGTTGTCTTGGCCCTGCCTGCAGAGAGCCCACAGTGGAAACCAGATGCATCAAAACAGACCCCACCGTGTGATAAAGAGCCAGGACTGAGACTCATGAGCAGCCTAGAGCAGCTTAGAGCCTAGACTCATGATTGCCTAATATGGGAGCTGATTCAGACAAGGGAACCTTCTCCCAAAATGTGGTACCTGAGCTGAATACAGAAGGACCAGTAGggcttaaagtgaaagtggctcagtagtgtccgactctttgcgaccccatggaccccatgaactgtctccaggccagagtactggagtgggtagcttttcccttctccaggggattttcccaacccagggattgaacccaagtctccctcattgcaggcaggttcttttaccagctgagccagaagggaagcccaagaatactggagtgggtatcctagcccttctccaggggatcttcctgagccaggaatcaaaccagggtctcctgcactgcacgcagattctttaccaactgagccatgagggaagccctagtagGGCTTAAACAGGCAGCAAAAAACAGCAGAGGGGATTCCAGGCAGAGTCTTGGATAAGGGGAAGAGAGAAATAAGGGGGAAAGAGATGGgttgggagggaagaagggagagaatcTTAATAGCAGAGTGGAGCAAGCACCACAAAAAGTTCAGAGGAATTTATTAACTTGTAAGTGTCTCTACTGCAGATGTTAACTTGAAGAGTCATCCACCCACCATCAGCCTCAGGGCCTCCTGAGAAACACTCTGCATAGAGGGGTGATGGCCAGGCTCCTGCCCACCACCTTCTCCAGGTGCCTTGCCTGCTGGCCAACTGCTAGTTCCTCACTCCATGTCCTGGGATGGATTGGAGACCAGGAGCATCCTCCTCCCCCTGGTTCAGAAAAGACCACAGGGCTCCCACTCTGGGTTGGCAGACAGGCGGAGGAATCAGCACGGCAGGACTTGGAGTGAGCATCTCCTCCTTGCCCCCCTCCACACCTTTGCCTGCCTTGGGAAAAGGACACTGGGACCAGTGCTGGGTGTCTGCAGCCAGTGTTCTAACTACATACTGCTGCAGGGAAATGGAAATATTCAGAACACATATTAGAAAAGAATCAAGTAGGAGGTAACTAGATGCAAAAGAGCCTGGAGAGAtgctcctcttttctttcttcctcaaacTTAGACAGGCTGAAGCTTCTGGAAGCCGAGCTAAGCACAGTCTATGCCCTGCACAAGATTAGCTGTTAGTCGGACTTGGAGGAGGGCTTCTGGATGATCGAGCCCTAAACCTTCCAGCAGAGAGGCTTCTGGGAGAATTCAAGGGGATGtggtaatgcatatatatgtgggGACCTACACAGCTCTTCCAGCCCTGGGGTCAAAGCCAAGGCTGGAGGGGCAATTGGGCCAAGCCATTATGGCTTCTCGGCAGGTGGCTCTGGGCTGTTCATCCCATCTGACAGGGAGTCATCCTCATTATTCTGCTTCATCTTCGTTTCCAAAACTGTGATGCGCTGCTTGAGCTTCTGCTGGGCTCCCGTGTACTCGGCCAGCAGGCGGGCAAAACGAGTGTACAAGGTGTCCATGTTGGTCTCCAGCTGTTCTAGCTTTTCCTGCACATCTACCTCCATGCTGGCTGCCACCTCATTCTCATCCAACAAGCCCTCCTTCATCAGAATCTCCCGGCCTCTCTCCTCCAAGACCCTCTTGGCATCAGGGTACTCAGTCACAGCTTCCATAAGATCATCCTTGGACAAGCAGAACAGATCAGAGTAGCCAAGACTGCGGATGTTGGCTGTGCGCCGATTGCCCATTTTGCTGCCCTTAATATTAAGGATACTGATCTCTCCAAAGCAACTCCCAGCCGAGAGCAGGGCATACTGAGTGACACCGTCATCAGCCACCACTGCCAATTTTCCCTCCTTGATTATGTACATCTCCTTCCCAATATCCCCCTTGCGGCAAATGTAGTCCCCAGGGCTAAAGACCTGAGGCCGGAGCTTTAATACCAGTTCCACCAGCAGGCCAGCCTCACAGTCCTGAAAGATGCGCACTTTCTTGAGTGTGGACAGGTGGACGTTGATGGCTATCTCAGCCCTGAGCTTTGCTGGCAGGTTTTTGAGGACTTCTCGCTCATCTACACTCTTCTTATTGGTCCACAAGTAGTCAAACCACCTAATGACCTTGGCTTCCATCTCCTTGCTGACCTTTCGGAACTGCATATAATGTTTGACAGCATCAATCTTGGCCTGGAACTCAGCCCGGGTGGCATTCATGTTGGAGATCATGGAGCCCACATTTCCCACGATGGTGGCAAAGATGAGGACACCAATCAGGAAGTCAAAGATGACAAACAGGTACTCCTCATCCTTTACAGGGGGTGGTGTCTCCCCAATGGTGGTGAGGGTCAGTGTAGACCAGTAAAGGCAATAGATGTACTCCCTAGACAGGTAGCCATACTCAGGGTCAGTGATGTTGGGGTAAACCCAGGTGTCTACCCCAAAGCCGATGGACTTGGAGATGGCATAGTAGATGCAGGCATTCCAGTGAATGATGATCAAGATGTAGAGGATCAGGTTGCTGATTCGGAAGATGTTGGGGTAGCTGGTGCGTGTCTCAGTGCGGTCAAAGAACTCAAACATGCGGGCAAAGTGTAGCAGGCGGTTGAAGCGCACCTCAGGGTTATGGATCCCCACAGCAAAATAGATCAGGTCTGTAGGGATGATGGAGGCCACATCCAGCTTAAACTGCATGGTGTGGATGTAGTTGTCCCGCAACTTCTTGGTGTCTTTCACCAGTAGCCCCTGCTCCAAGAAACCTAGTGGAGACACAAGCCAATGTATATCACCTCTGACTTCGTACCTGTCCCTTCTAATAGACTAACGCTCAGGAAGGAGCATATGATCACTGAACCCTCCTTCCCAAGAAGGGTATAGGAGGCTCACACTGTATAGCTGGCCATAAGTATCCTAAGAGATCACCCCCAGATCCAAAACTCACTGAGCATGTAGGGAAGTTGAGATTCAAAGAGGGAAAGGCATCAGCCTGTGTCCCAGCTAGATAGTTGAGGCTAACACCATGCCAAGGGGATTTCCTGAGAATTTAGATTCAAGCCTTTGGACTCAGGGGTCATGCTCCTGCCTGTGCATCCCAGTTATCACTTACCTGTGCGCAGTCGGATGAAGAGGTCTGCGATGTAGACCACATCTGAGACGTAATCCAGCACCAGCCACACTATGTAGTAGCCTTTCTGCAGGTCACTGAAGCAGGCTCTGCAGGAAGACAGTGCTGAGCTTCACCCTCAAAGCCATCCAATGACTCCTGAAGTCCCCAAACTGATTGGCCACCACAAGCAGAGCTTGGGAAGGCCACCAGGGGCACTGATGAGTCACAGTCAGTCTGCTGCCCAGAAGACACGGATTCACAAGTAACTCCTACTCCAACCCTTATTATACATAGACTTTGCTCCTGAACATCACTTGTCTATCTGACCCACTGGACTGTGAGCTCCATGGAGACAGAGACTACCTCTTAGTATTACAACATAGCTGGTGCCCCATGTGCTAGCCCAGAGCACATCCTAGCCCAGGATTCAAGTGCTCAACAGAAGTGAGTTGAATGAAAAATGAGTCGTTGGAAGAATGCCCACAATACACAGCTGACTAGCCTCCATGTTTGGCTCTTCAACACACACCTACTGAGAACCCAACATGGAGCACTGGCCAACCCACCCGAGAGAGAGTGGTAGCTGGGCTTAGACTCGAGACAGTGGGAATGAAGAGAGGTTGGAGACTGCAGGAGAGTGTTAGGAGGAGTTGAGTCTTGCTGCCTGGGTGGGTAAGGGccatgggagaaggcaaaggaagGGATAGAACCTAGGATGACTCAGTGAGTGTACAAGTCAAAAATAGGAGCAGTTAACTCTGACTACTTGGTTACACTTCGAATGAaacccagccccctccctggtgCACAAAGCCTGCAGCGCCGGCCTGCACCTGCCTCTCCAACACTTTACCTGCAGTCCTCCAGACCCTGTCTTATCACTCAGGTCTTAGCTAAGGcaccacctcctcagagaggttCACCCTGACTGCCTTTTCTCTAGTATCAGTAGctccctgcctccagtccctGAAGTTGGCTTGGGCACTGGTATATTCAGGTTCACTGTCAGTGTTCCCATAAGCCTGAGAGCTCCAGGAGTGCAGAGACCATTTGTGCCTTGTTCACACATGGTCCCCAGCCCTGAGCACTGAGCCTGGCACCCATTAGGTGCTCAGTTAAAGCTCTGGTGAATGAATGATTGAGGTAGGGTGAGTTCTGTGTCCACAGCTGGACCAGGTTGCTCGGGCCACCCCCTCCCAGACCACTTTCTGCTCACCTGGCCACCAATAGGCACCAGTTGTAGAGGACGGGCAAGGCAATGAGAAAAAGCCAGCGGTAGTACCAGTCCCCGGCTGGGTCCAAGACAAAGAGTTCAAACTTCTTCCTGAGGAGACACACAGAGACCAGGCTTGGGAACCAGCTCCCTGATGTGGCAGCACCCTGGCTCCCAGAGGCCAGAGGACCCTGAAAATGCAGTGCCTTGCAGGATGCCCAGGGTGATGCGTGGGTTTTCTTAGGGCCTCATTTATGAGGAAGCCACAGCCTGGCACTGGGCATCTAACTAAAGCTTGGTGGGTAAGAAACAGCCTTCTTCTGATTTTGACCCTACATGGACCCATTGACTCTTGGGCCCTCTGGAGGCCTCTTGCCGAGAGGGTGCATGAGGGAGAGTGCTGTCACTGAGGCAGGCCTCGGGCCCCAGGGAGGGACTTACACAGCATGGTGATGAGGGCTCAGGGCAGGTCCCCACATCCCTCCTGGGAAGAGAGAGGGCCTCTAAGTGACTGTGCTTCCTGCCCATCCCTGCTGTTTGGTCTGGCCTACAGCTCCCAAATTACTTTTCCAGATGCCAGGTCCTGCCTTGGCGGGAGCGCTTTTCCTTTACTGGTCAGAGGTGGGGAATGTCGGCCTGGCCAGACATCCCCCATCGCCTACTCCTTCCTCAAAGAAGAGGCCCTCCAGACCTGCCTTCTCTGGCCTCCCCACTCACTCTGTCTTGCTCACTTGTTTCGGGGCCTCCTCCCCTGCACCAGCAGCCAGGCAGCCCCCAGCATGGCCTCTTCACACCCCCACTCTGCACTCACATGGGCGCTGGGGTTGACATGGGCTCCACAGCACTCTGTAGTTGCACCCTCCGTTGCACCCTTGGCTGAGTCCTCTTCCCACCCACATCCACGTGCCCTTGCCCCTTGCTTCCTGAGCAGCAGGAGAAGCTCTGTGAATCGGTGGTGAAGGTGAGAGGAGCCAGCAGGGGATCCCACAGCTGGTGGGCCACTGGCCATTAGAAAGACTTTGGGCACAGACCAAGGAACATTTTAGAGTTGaaagcacagcaggcctccctggctGTGGTCTAAGGAACCCCACCAAGCCCTCCCAACACATGCTTGGGGCCCTTCCCATCCCTCAGGCTGGATTGCTGTACTTGGTGCCCTTGCCCTCGCCGTCCTTGTCGCCTTTGCCGTCTCCTTGTTGTGTTGTCACGGTGTGGAGCTCAGGCCCCCGGAAACGCTCAAGGAATGAGTCAGGTCTAGGCTCCTCCTCACGGAAGTTCCTGTAAGCCCACTCTCTGAGGACCCCCACCAGGCGGGCAATCCTAGAGCAGAGAGAGGGAGCGTGAGGCATAAGAGACCTGTGCTTTGGAGAGAGGACCCACGCCCAAGACAGGGAATAGGGCTTGGGCATGACTCAGCCCAGCAGCCTGAAGAGGCTACTCTGGGAAGACTTCCTGTAGGAGGTGCCATTTCTGTCGATTCTGAAGAACAAACACGGGGTCTCTGGGTTAAAATGGAGATGGTGCTGAGAAGAAAGATTTTCTCCTACAAGTCAGGAGAAAGATTGCTTCAAGCTTTCTGATTTCTGCATGGAGCCTACAACTCTTGGCTGGAGACCTCAGAGCCCTCCACCTGAGCCCCTCTGCTGGGAAGACAGTCTCTTCCTGACACTGCCACAGGCAAGTCTGAAGAGAAACCTCCTCCGGCCCCTCCAAACTTGCTGACAGGAGCCTCCTCTAGAGAGAAAAGTTGAGCTAGGGCAGGGCTGACAGGGTTTCCTAGAGGTCTTGTTAGAAAGGCCCCTGGGGCCGAGAGGACCACATGATCTGACAGGCCCCatgggagggaagggatagtgGCAGGGCAGTGGTGAGACCCACCTGCGGAAGCCACCCCTCCTCTGCTGGGGGGCATCCATCTCTGCCAGTCGCTGTAGCTCTGAGGAGGTGTCATCGTCAGCAGCAGACTGTGGCCTGCAGAGGAAGGAGCAGAATTAACTGaaggctttgtttgtttgtttgtttctgtgcaTGCTTCATCTCCTATCAGCCCTCCCCCTTCCTAGGAGATAACCTAGAAATCCCATGGTCCTTTTAGAGGCTGCACTTGAGCCAAGGATTGTTTACTCTGTGACAatgaggcagagctgggaggaagTAGCAGGCTCAAGGCCATCTCTGAAATGATCCAGTGTCAACAGACTCACCGGCTGCTGGCCCTGTGGTCATCTTTGCCACTGGCCTTGATGGCAGGAGGGGCATGGTGGTTGTGGTTATTGGCTGGGGAGCTCTTCACGCCATTGGCTTTTTCTGTCATCCTCCATGTACAACCAGGACCCTCACCTGCCAGGGAGAAGCCCAAAGAAAGTTCACAGAAGACCCCAGTACCCACATAAGAACCTCAGGTGAGCACTGAGAACAACACCAGGGCCCAGTCGGCAAACCCCGACTCCCTGCAGTACTTCTATGGTGGTACAGGGCAAGATGCTGGTGCTATCCCCGCCCTGACAGGTTATTTAAAAGGCAAACTGTGCTAAACTGCAaggtgtgtttctttttcttttaccgGAATTAATTCTCTGACTCGTGAACCAACCAAGctgaaacaaaacaagcaaaaacctaTTTCAGCCATCTTCCGGTGACCCTGTTTGCAGCTATCTGGCAGAGACTGAAGCCACTGAGTACCTCCAAACTAGTCACTGCCCCCGAATTCCTGCCCCATGAGAGGAGATATACCTCCTTGCCCAAAGAAGCTGccacctgcctgctcagctctctGGTTGTCCTCAGATGAGAGTCCTGCCTCCCACTGACTTCTTCACAAGGGGCGTGGACTCTGGGGGCCCTTCCTTTAAGCTTCAGTCACATTCTTTCAAGCACCCTGAAGCTGAGGAACAAACAGTGGGTGGGGCTGAGGGTGAGACGAGAGAAAGGAGAGCACCCATGGGCTCTATAAGAAGTGGTACAAGTGAATACTTTCTCCTTTGGGCTATGGGGAGCTTTGCAAGGGCTAAGCAGGAGGATGATAAGGACAGTGTTATATTAGAGAAAGAGCCTTCTGACTGCTAAGTGGAGGCTGGCCTGAAGGGAGCAGAGAGGTGGAGAGATGTGCAGTGGAGAAGTCTGAAGAAGATGGTACAGATGAAGCCCGAGAGAAGGAAGAAGCCACTGGGGGTAGAGATTGAGGGAGAACAAGTGGGTGAGGTCACACAGGAAGAGCTCTGAAGAACCCCAACACTTAAGAATTGAACAGAGGAGGAGACAGCCACAAAACAGACCAAGAAGGAGCATCCTGAAAAGGAAAAGTCCAGAAGAGAGACCTGGTGTTCCACATGTGTCTTACACGGAGTCAGGGAGGTGGGACAGCCCTTCCCCACTGAGGCTGCCCTGCCAGATTTGCTCAGAAAGGATGAGCATACCCCACGGATGACCGGTGGCCTCCAACTGCTGGAGCTTCTACTGGAGCCCAGCCTTCTCCAGCTTCGGAAGTGGTCCCCATGGTGACGGCAGGCACATCAAGCTCTGCAGTGAGTGGTAATAACAAGCAGCTTCAGAGCCTCTCACCCACTGCTCCCTGTGGGAACACGTCACCGGGATGCTAATGAGGGCACCTGAGGGACAGGAACTGGCATCCCTGTGTCCTCATTTGGACCCGAGAGGTGGCCAACCATGGTGACAGAAAGTTCCAAGCAATGCAAACAAAGCTGGGGCCACCTGCACTAAGCAGGCTTTCAGGGCTGGCCTCCTGGAAGCCTGAAGCTGAAGTGGGGCTGGAACACAGGCTCAAGAGTGGTACTCAGTAGAGACCTGTTCAGTGGCTGAATGGCTGGGGTGGAGCAGTGGAAGTAATGGTCCTGTCCATGGCAGGGGTGTAGAGGACACTGGTGTGGGAGGCGGGACCCGGAGTACAGAGTGAGCTCTGCTTATaggaagaaggcagaggaagCCAAGGCCAGCCCAGGGAGGCTGCAAACTCCAGGCCAAGGACTCGGGATAGCTTCTTGCTGATAGAGAGCCAGCATCGGCCCTGTTTGCCAGCACTCGGACCCCTCCCATCCTTCCTGGTCATCTGGGATAGCAGTGGCCCTGAGCCCACAAGGGGAGCAGCCCTGGGGGCATATGACAAGTCATATACCCTCTGTGAGTTTCTGGCACCAAGACAGATTCCTCTCCCATGATCCCTGCTTCTTCTCTGCCAGAAACAGGCTCTTCCCTCAGTCTGGCTGCCACCCACACTGCCCTTCAAGAGAACTGCCCCTTGGGCCATTCACGGAGGGCACCTGGGCTGTCAGCTATCCATGGCCCACAGGTAGCCAGGCCAGTGCTTCTGGTCTACATGCTCGCTCCAGAAAGTTCATCTAGCCCCAGGCTTCAGTTATCATCACGTCCCCACCCAGGCATCTCTTCCAAGGTGCCCACCCATCTCTCCAGTCTCTGCCAGGCATCTTCTTTTTTGAGGAGCCTCAAACTCAACCTAGCTAAAACTCAACTTGACACCTTCACCTACAAAGTGGCTTCTCCTCTAATTTCCTCACCTCAGAATATGGCCTACCTTCTACCCAGTCACCCAAGCCAGAAACCTTCAGTCACCACCTCCAAGCAGTTTCCTTCTCAGTTGATTATCCCCTCTACAAAGTGTCAAAAAATCTTTCCATTCACTGCCCTCTGTCCCCAAGGCCCCAGCCTAGTCTCAGCCTTTCCAATCACCCTCCAGGCCTGGGGCAGCAGTCTCTGACCAGATCCGTGCTCAGTGGGGTCTGGACTGGAGGGGAGACGTGGACACCATCAGGGTTGTTGGCAGTTCAAGCTTTCAGAGGGGATGAGCACTCTCATAGCATAagagcagaggaggaggctgaggggaGAGTTCTGAGGAGATTATGGAGGACAGGCCCCAGGAGAGGGAGTCTCAGGAAGGGAGGAGCCTGAGATGATAGCTGGAGCAGCCCTGTGTCAAATACTAGGGGCCTCACTGGCCACCTCGTCAAAAGCAGAGAGGGCATGTTTGCAGGGTTTCTGATTGAATGGTAGGAGGTGAGGAACAATAGATGGGGAATATAGCTAACTCTTTCTAGAAGCTTGAGGGAGAGAGAGTGGGAACTGGGACATGtaaatttgtaaactttttgtGTTGCTATTATTGTTACCATTGTACAGAAAGGACATAGAGAAGCAAATTAAAAGGTTTGAGGAGGGATTCAATAGACAGTGAAAATATCTGTGCTCATAACCCCAgttggcgctactggtaaagaacctgcctgccaatgctggagatgaagagaggagggttcgatccctgggtcaggaagatcccctggaggaggacatggcaatccagtcagtattcttgcctggagaatcccatgagcagaggagcctagagggctacagtccatggggtcacaaa
This genomic interval from Bos indicus x Bos taurus breed Angus x Brahman F1 hybrid chromosome X, Bos_hybrid_MaternalHap_v2.0, whole genome shotgun sequence contains the following:
- the CNGA2 gene encoding cyclic nucleotide-gated olfactory channel — its product is MTEKANGVKSSPANNHNHHAPPAIKASGKDDHRASSRPQSAADDDTSSELQRLAEMDAPQQRRGGFRRIARLVGVLREWAYRNFREEEPRPDSFLERFRGPELHTVTTQQGDGKGDKDGEGKGTKKKFELFVLDPAGDWYYRWLFLIALPVLYNWCLLVARACFSDLQKGYYIVWLVLDYVSDVVYIADLFIRLRTGFLEQGLLVKDTKKLRDNYIHTMQFKLDVASIIPTDLIYFAVGIHNPEVRFNRLLHFARMFEFFDRTETRTSYPNIFRISNLILYILIIIHWNACIYYAISKSIGFGVDTWVYPNITDPEYGYLSREYIYCLYWSTLTLTTIGETPPPVKDEEYLFVIFDFLIGVLIFATIVGNVGSMISNMNATRAEFQAKIDAVKHYMQFRKVSKEMEAKVIRWFDYLWTNKKSVDEREVLKNLPAKLRAEIAINVHLSTLKKVRIFQDCEAGLLVELVLKLRPQVFSPGDYICRKGDIGKEMYIIKEGKLAVVADDGVTQYALLSAGSCFGEISILNIKGSKMGNRRTANIRSLGYSDLFCLSKDDLMEAVTEYPDAKRVLEERGREILMKEGLLDENEVAASMEVDVQEKLEQLETNMDTLYTRFARLLAEYTGAQQKLKQRITVLETKMKQNNEDDSLSDGMNSPEPPAEKP